The Cylindrospermum stagnale PCC 7417 genome segment TGCCAGAAGCCCTTACTGCTGCTAGGGAACTTCAGTATGATGAGTATCGCGCCTATGCCTTGAATGCCTTAGTTGAAAAACTGCCAGATTTGCTGCCAGAAGCTCTGGCTGCTGCCAGACAAATTCAGGATGAGAGGTATTGCGCTAATGCTTTGAGTGCCTTAGCACAGAAACTATTACCAGACTTGTTGCCAGAAGCTCTTGCTGCTGCCAGGGAACTTCAGAATGAGAGGTATCGCGCCAAGGCTTTGATTGCCTTAGCTGAAAAACTACCACCAGACTTGTTGCCAGAAGCCATAGCTGCTGCCAGGGAACTTCAGGATCAGAGCTATCGCGTCTATGCCTTGAATGCCTTAGCACAGAAACGGCCAGAGGTATTGCCAGAAGCCCTCGCTGCTGCTAGGGAACTTCAGAATGAGAGCGAGATCGCCGATACTTTGAGCGTCTTAGCACAGAAACTGCCACCAGAGTTGTTACCAGAAGCTCTTGCTGCTGCCAGGGAGCTTCAGGATGAGAGCGATCGTGCCTATGCTTTGAAAGCATTAGCTTCCGGTTTGTCACAACTGCCAGCCACCGAACTTTTTCCCCTTTGGCAAGATACGCTTCATCAACTATCTCTTCGCGTTCGTCCTTTTTTACTAATAGATATAGAGACATTATTTCCCGTTATCTTTGCACTAGGTGGCGAAGTAGCAACCGCAGAAATTGCCCGCGCTATTGTGGATGTGGCGCGATGGTGGCGGTGAGTTATCAAATTATCGAATATAGCCAAATTGCTTGGTATATTCCACCAACTCTCTGGTATGCCTCCTGAAGAAATTCGTGCCAGATTCCCCACCAGGGGTAAAGTTACGGAAACTGTCATCAGGGGCTTTCGTAACCTGTAAGTACTACTAGACAACAGTTTCATCTCATAATTATCAAGCTAACGCCCTCAAAATAGAGAGGGCATACCATAAAATTAATGAAATGACAAGTATTAATTATTCTGCAACAAATTGAGTGCGATCGCACTCAAGATTGATGCCCCAAATGCCAAGCGATACCAGACGAATATCAAAGTGTTCTGGGTTTGAAGATATCGCAGCAGCCAGGCTATAGATAAATAAGAAAAGACAAATGCTGACAATGTGCCGACAAATACTACTACTAAGTCAGTTTTACCCAGGGCCTCTTTAAAAAATTCATATAAAGTAGCAACGGTGAGAGTGGGAATTCCTAGCAGAAAGGAAAATCTTGCCGCCGTGCTACGTTCCAAACCGATAAATAACGCAGTTGTCACAGTTGAGCCAGAACGGGATGCACCAGGTACGAGAGCAATCATCTGGCCTAACCCAATTAATACCCCATCACGAATTTTTAAGCTGTCGAAGTTCCGCTTGCGGCTGCCCAACTTTTCTGCTGCTGCTAATAAAAGTGCCATCACAATCGAAGTAATGGCAATGGTCGTCATGCTGTTAATCAAGGATTTTTCGTTATTAAGTGCTTTTTTCAGCAAAAATCCCCCAACTAGGGCAGGCAAGGTACCTACAGCTATCCCCACAAGCAATTGCCATTCTTCTCGTTGCCAGTCTTTTTGCCTCACAGCCTGCCATCCGCCAGTCAAAATTTTACTAATATCTGACCAAAAATAAATTAACACTGCGATCACACTGCCAAATTGAATCGTCGCCAAAAAAGGCTTCCCTGCCACTGCATCCCAGTGCAATGCTTTAGTAAAAACCTGAAGATGAGCAGTGCTACTGATGGGTAGAAACTCTGTGATGCCTTGCACAATCCCCAAAACAAATGCCTGAATCAGTCCTTCGATGAGATTAACTCCACCAGTTGACGCCTCACTCGGTAGTCCCACCTGTAAAAGTTGCCCCCATACAGGGAATAGCAAGCCTATACCGCCAGCTTCTAAGATTGTCGCCATTAACCAAACTCCCAAAAAGGATGCGTAACTCTAGCAAATTATCCAACTTTACGCGCTAGTAGTCAGTCTTTCCGGGTGGCATCCAACCTCAGCACAATTCAGGTAAAATCCCAGGGGGGGGGATTTTAAATTGTGATATCTTAGATAAGTAAAGTTTAGTAACATATATTAAAAACTTTGCTTAATAATACATTATCTTCCTACAGTGCTTCTACCCCTGCTCTTGATCCGGAGTCAACGGACATCAGAGAATTAGAGTCTCAACTCTCTTTATCTCCTTCTCTCGGAGAGCCGATCTCTTCAAGACAAACTTGGTTAGTATTTGCTGCGGCAGTGTTTTTGGTATCTGTGCCAGTGTTTGTCGAAGCGCCAATGGTGCGATCGCTCCCCAGTCTGAGTTTAGCGATGACAGGATTCTGGATATGGTTGAGTTTTGCCCTGATGTCACGTCCACGAACTTATATCTGGGGCGATTTGCTTTTAGGGTTCAGCGGCAGTTGGTTAGCAGGGGCGATTTACTGGGGCTGGTTGCGTTGGGAACCTTTATGGCATTTGCCAGTGGAGTCGATTGGGCTACCATTTGCTTTGTGGTGTCTGGCGAGGAATTGGGGCAAAGTAGGTAGCTGGTTTTATTTAGGTTCGTTATTCGGGACATTTTTAACCGATATCTATTTCTACCTGGCGGACTTGATGCCCTACTGGCGACAGATTATGAGAGTAGATGTCGCAGAAACTTCACAAATCTTACAAAATGCCCTAGCGCAAGTAGAAACACCTTGGGGAGAAGCTTGGGCGCTAGTTCTAGCCCTAACGCTGTTGACAGTCGGAATTTTATCTTTAGGTGGAAAGCAACAGCACTGGTACGCCTTTAGCGGCGCAGTTTTGAGTACAATTCTGGTAGACAGTCTATTTTTGCTAGTAGCGGTGATCTGCTGAAAGCAGCAGCGCTGAGTGCAAAGCGTCCCGTCAGGGATACGCGATCGCCTAAATTCGGTGAAAAACCCGAATGGTGGAAATCTAGTGGAACTAGACCATTGAGAGGTGTATTTCAAACTGCGACTGGAAACAGAATAAATGCTGATTGTAATAGTGCAGCAAATATTATCGGCAAAGTAGCGATGATGGGTGACATACTCCACACTCCCTTTCAGGTGAGTGTGGGCTTCTCAACGACTCCTAATCCGGACATTGATCGAGCTTTAAGACCGTGTGTCCCACGGTTCTTGATATTTATAGCCGCGTTCAAGTCCCTGCACAAACTTGTATGACATATAGGACAATTGTGCATTCTTTGGGATAGCGGTTTTATTACCTTGGAACCGCACTTAGAACATTCAAGGCTAGTACCGTTAGGATTTACAGCTATCACTTTCAAGCCAGCATTTACGGCTTTGTTTGAAAGTATGGATATAAACTGTCCCCATCCAGCATCATTTACGCTTTTAGCCAATCTTGATTTAGCAAGTCCTTTAATATTTAACTTTTCAACTGCTATCGCATCGGATTTTTTGAGGAGATTGTTTGCAGTTTTAAAGTGAAAATCTTTGCGGGTATCTGCTACTTTTTTATGTTTAATACCCAGACAATGTGTAGGCAGTCAGGAAAAATAAAGCATTAAATTTGAGGATATCAGAACGTAGATTGAACAAACTACGACTATACGCAAGTCAAAATGATAAAACCATGACTCATGTAATTGAAGACTTTATAGATTCCCTCAAAGTTAAAAGTGGCGACTCCTCATCGACCCCCTTTCCTGTCAATCCTACGGATTGAATTGGTTGTGGGTCAATTCGTCGCCGCCCAAAAATTCATCCCACACTGCCCTTCGGGTCAGATGTGGGGCTTATTTTTGTTTCAGCTAAATTTGACTTAGCTGGAATCAGTAGAGGTTGTTTAAGTCAGCCTAAGAAACTTCTACTATGGACTCTTCAGGAATCCCCGCGTCTTCAGACCGGGGAAGCTTAATAAGCTGTATATTAGTTTCTGATGACTGCTGTGTGTTGATTAAGCTATCCGCTATCAACCCCAGGACGAAGTCAGAGGAAACAAGTACTCTACCAGCCCCCAGATTGATCAGTGGGGTGGACTTCAGACTTTATAATCCTCACTTCAGCCGATAGTTGACAGTTTTTAGCTTAAAGTTTTTATTTCTGTATTGATGGAAAGAGGGAGAAAGATAGTGAAAGGATTGGTGCGTTTATTAACAGTGTTTAGTTTGTTACTTGGCTCCTGGGGATGGTTGGGAACAACTCAGATAGCCCAAGCTGCAAGTTTCAACAATTTTGCTTTACCTCAAATCCCAGTTCTGGCAATTGAACGGCAAAATCGGGCAGATGCCAAGCTAGGAACGTCATTCGGTCAAAAAATTGATTTGAATAATACTAACGTGCGCGCTTTTCAACAGTTTCCAGGGCTGTACCCAACCCTGGCGAAGAAAATCATCACCAATGCTCCTTACAAGAGTGTAGAAGATGTATTGAATCTTCCAGGATTGAGCGATCGCCAAAAACAAACCCTGCAAGCCAATTTCGATAACTTCACCGTGACAGAATACGAGCCTGCCTTCAACGAGGGAGACGATCGCTTTAACAACGGCATCTACAGATAACTAAATGGGACTGGGGACTGGGAATTGGGGACTGGGAATTGGGAAAAATTATTGAATAAGTTTTTCCATTACCCATTACCCATTACCCATTACCCATTACCCATTACCCATTACCTAATGTCTCAGATAGATATCCCGAGCCAATTTGATGTTTTAGTAGTCGGTGCTGGTGCCGCTGGACTATACACGGCGCTGTGTCTGCCAGAGTCTTTGCGCGTCGGCTTGATTACCAAAGAAACTGTTGCTTTATCCGCCAGTGATTGGGCCCAGGGTGGCATTGCCGCAGCCGTCTCAAGAGAAGATTCTCCAGCTTTGCACATTGAAGATACATTACAGGCAGGGGCTGGTTTGTGCGATGTAGAAGCTGTAAAATTCCTGGCTGAAGTTGCACCTAGCTGCATTCAAAACCTGGTTAACTTGGGAGTTGCTTTCGACCGTCATGGTAACGCCTTGGCTTTAACTTTGGAAGCTGCCCATTCTCGCAATCGTGTTCTTCATGCTGCTGACACTACAGGCAGAGAAGTTACTACCACCCTGACAAACCAAGTACTACGCCGCCAGAATATTCAAGTTATTCAACAGGCTTTAGCTTTGAGTTTGTGGATAGAACCACAAACAGGAATCTGTCAGGGAATAAGCCTGTTTTATCAAGGTGAAGTCCGATGGGTAAAGGCTGGTGCTGTGGTACTGGCAACCGGTGGCGGTGGACAAGTTTTTGCCCAAACTACAAACCCCGCAGTGAGTACAGGTGATGGGGTGGCGATCGCATATCGTGCAGGGGGCATCCTCCGCGATTTAGAATTTGTCCAATTTCATCCCACAGCCCTCACCAAAACTGGTGCAGATCGTTTTCTCATTAGCGAAGCTGTGCGCGGCGAAGGGGCCCACCTTGTCGATAACGAAGGGCGACGTTTTGCCTTTGACTACCACCCAGCAGGTGAACTCGCCCCCAGAGATATTGTTAGTAGAGCCATTTTTAGCCATCTGCAACACACCGCCCTCGATCCAGCTACGGCCCATGTCTGGCTAGATATGCGCCCCATTCCCGCCGACAAGATTCGTTACCGCTTTCCCAATATCATCAAAGTTTGTCAGCATTGGGGCATTGATGTCTTCAACGAACCCATTCCCGTTGCACCTGCTGCCCATTATTGGATGGGTGGGATTGTCGCCGATCTGATGAATCGCACAAATATTCCTGGTTTATATGCTGTGGGAGAAACCGCCAGCACCGGCGTGCACGGGGCAAATCGTCTGGCAAGCAATTCCCTGCTGGAATGTATTGTTTTTGGGGCGCAAATGGCTAATATTGCCCTTGAAGATGTGGGACGGCAATCGGCAATCCCAGTGCTGCCATTGCGGAAATTTAGGGCTGATGTCAATGAGTTGGATGCACAACTTGCACAGCTAGAAGCACTACGGCAGAAGTTACCCCGTCTGGTGTGGCAAAGTGCTGGTATTTGTCGGGAACAATCAGGATTAGAAAATGCGATCGCCACTATTGAATCTTGGCAGCAAGATTTCGCAGCTTTACCTTTGAGTCAATTCTTGCTCGGTTTATCTCCCACAGAACCAGCTAGTTTTGACCTACCAGATGTAGAACGGCAATTACGGCTTTGGGCTGAAACCCGCAATCTATTAGATGTAGCTGATTTAATTCTCAAAAGTGCGGCTTTTAGAACCGAAAGCCGGGGCGGTCACTTTCGCTTAGATTATCCGCAACCAGACCCTGATTGGCAAGCCCACACGCTTGTACAAACAGGCAACTGGTGGAAATCCCCAATTTTCAATCATTAAATTTTAGATTTTTATTTCTTAACGAGTGCCGCTACCGTGTTGACTGTCAGGTCCGCCATAATTTGGCGGGATATATCTGTCTTCACTATGAGCCTTCGCCGCATCAATGTTTAAGCGATTGTTGCTAGTAGTAGCACTAAAAGTATTTGCCATCAAGGCGCTGAAAGTTCTTGAGACCTCGAAAATTTTCGGAACTAACATATAGGCACTCACCAGAAAAAATATCACGATGCTTGTGATTTTCACATTAGTTTCGAGCATTCTCCATAAATTTATTAGCACTCTGATTCATCCCGTATTTTTCACCAGCCACAGTATATTTACTTAATTTGCTGCGGAAATTAATTAAATTTTTATTAAAAAATTTCTGATAGTGGATAGCTAAATTCACTTAATGCCAAATTACCTTGACTTTTTCATGATTAAGGAAACCAAAAATTGCTCTAAATGCTCGGCTGTACTATGTTTCCCACGAAATTTTAAAAAAATATCTATCAAAATTTGGTATGAAACCGATTTTTAGTCGCTTGCACTTGAGTGTTTAGGTAATTACTGTTCGATAGTCCTAACATTTAAGAGATATTTCTAATGTGCTAATTGTGGCATCAGTCTAAAGTCAGAGATATCCTTGACTTACCAAAATAAAATTCACTCAATTGCTGCTTTTTAACTAAATTTAAAGAATTACGCGTAAAAACATGATGTTAGCTCTATAAAAAGAGCCAAAAAAATTATCAATTATTACTTAAATTTTGGTATATGAGTTAACTAGAAATCTTAATTGGCAAAACTCCGAAAAAGTATCGGAATGGATTTACGCAAACTCATAGCGGTTTTTACCAGAATGCTTGGCACGATACATTGCAGCATCTGCTTGCTTAATTAAGGTTTCACTATCTTGGCTGTTGATTGGATAGATACTGATGCCAATACTGGCAGAGACGCTAGTAGTATATCCATCCAAAACTATTGGCTCCGTAATAATGCTTAAAAGCTTTTCAGCAACCGTAGCAGCAGCTTGCTCATTGGGGATGGCTCGGATAATTACCGTAAATTCATCACCACCCAAACGAGAAACTAGATCACTAGCGCGTAAGGAATTGCTTAATCGCCTAGCAATAGTCACCAATAGGCGATCGCCCCTAGAGTGCCCTAGGGTATCATTGACTTGCTTAAAGCCATCTAAGTCAATAAATAGCAGTCCCAAAGACAAATTGTTGTTTTGCGCCCAATTTAGTGACTCATCAAGTTGTTCCGCGAAAAATTGGCGATTGGATAGACCAGTCAGGGGGTCGTGGTATGCGATGTAACGCAAGTTGTCTTCTTTAAGCTTTAATTCGTTGTTGGAGCGGAATAACTCAACAGCAGTGCGCTTGAGGTCTTCCTCTATCTGCTTGCGTTGGGTAATATCTCGGATGACCCCAACTAAAAACAAATTACCAGCAGCGTCTTTGTGGAGCGATCGTTTAGTAGAAATTAAATGAGTCTTGCCATTAGCATCGGTAAATTCTTCCTCATATTCCTGGGGTTGCTGAGTCTGGAAAACAAGCTGATCTTGTTCTCTAAATACATCTGCTTCATGTTTAGAAAAAAAGTCATAGTCTGACTTTTCAATTAGCAAATTGTTGTCATAACCGATTAAACGACAATAAGCCTCATTTAAAACTATCCATTGATATTGTTCATTTTTCACAAAAATCGGATCAGGAATCGTATTGATCACTTGATGCAAAAACTCTTTGGAGCGTTTCAATTCTTCCTGCATATAGGCAATATTACAGGCCATCCAAATAGCTGAACTAGCGAAGGTGAGCAGTACGGGAATGATTGGTATCCACCAACCATACAAGAAAGTGATGTAAGCACCGAGGGTGAGCGCAAAGCTAGAAATCAGGAGACAAAAGAAGTTCCTAGTTGGGCTTTGAATTCGCCATTTAAGAGCGGCTCCCACATAAGACCAAGCAAAAATCCACAAATATTCCTCTAGGTCAGACCAGACTTGGAGTAATCGTCGTCCTTCGAGGGCAGATGAAATCAACTCACTGATAAAATGAGCTTGCAGTTCGATGCCAGCTATCGGTTTTGCTGTACCCATCAACAGGCTGGATTGGGGAATAAACACAAAATCTTGGAGGCTAGGTGCAGTAGAGCCAATGAGTATAATGCGATCGCGAATCCATTCTTCTGGCACTTTATCAGCTAGCACATCCCTCATCGATATCCGTTGATAATTACAGGGTTCTATAGACGAAAGTTGACAGCGGAGTTTAGGAAAACTAGACAAAATTTGGTAGCCCCTCGCATCAGCTCCCACATAAGCACCATGATTAGTCTGAAAACGAGTAAACACCGCTTTACCCAACTGTAAATACTCAGGGTTACTCGCTGCTTTCCGAGGAGTAATTCCCTCTGACCTTAAATATAATAAAGCCAGCTTCAGGGCAAAACTTTCGTGTGCTTGATTATCAACGTGCCAATATAACAAGCTGCGACGAATTTTGCCATCAAAATCATAGATCACATTGTTAAAACCCACTTGGTCAAGTTGATTTAGCACTGGTGGAGGTAAAACACTGGCATTTTTGTTATTTGCCAACAGTTCAATTCCAATCAAGTTAGAGATCGACTTATAAGCATTTGCCAGATCTTCAGAACCAGGTTTTACTGGCAAATCCCGGTAAATATCTAAGCCTATAGCACGGGGTTGGTGGTTAGTTAATTTTTGTAACACCTGGGCAATCACCCCGTCAGGAATCGGCCACGAACCCACTTGGCGTAAAGATACCTCATCAATCGCTACTATAGTAATGCGCTCTTCTGGTGGCTCATTTGGACGTAAGCGAAAAAATTGATCCAAAGCTGCTAACTCTAAAGATTGCAATAATCCAATAGAGCGTAAAAGCAGGACGCAGACTGCAATGCAGGAGGCAGTAATCAATTCCCTGTGTCTTCGACCAAGCGGTTGTTTTAGTCCAAACATTAACCTCACAAAATGCTTGCCTAACAGCTTATTCTGGCTCTATCGCACCTTTTACGTAAAATAGTATTCAAAAGTCCTGAAACTCCTTTCCTGTAAGCATTTCAATCGAATGAACTAGATAGTTTTTCCAAGCCTTGGCGTTCAGATTGATTCTGATTAAATTAGTTCATTTACCTGAAAATACCTGTAATTTGCTTGAGTTACTGATCAATAAATATTATTTACTAATAAAAAAGTCAACTGGAAGCAGATTTTGCTGCACTCAACCAGTTGACAGAAAGAAGAAAGTCAATATTTAGTGTTAGTACCAAATGACCAATAATAGGCAGTAGTTGACGGTCATTTCCTAAAATACTTGAAGTTCTGAGAACCTGTGTAACCAGAAGCTTTTGCCAGTTCCGCCAAGTTTTGCACTCCACTATAAGTTTGACCCTTGATGATCCAAGTGGGGTAGCTTTTAATATTGGCGGCTTGACACAATTCTGGTTTAGCTTTTGGGCTATCGGCAGCGCACTCAACCTTATTATTATCGTCAATGATCTTGTAAGCTTCTTTCCCAAATATCAGCTTTTGTTCGTGGCAGTGAGGACACCAATAAGCAACGTATTCTTTAGCGCCTATGTTTACAAGATGACGTGCTAGGGCGATTTCTGCTTCACCAGAAGTGGTGGTGATTTCCCACCCAAATTCTGGGTTGGGATCTACCTTGGGAGTAAAGGGCGGAATTTGCCCGGTTTTTCCTACCGTTGCTTCTGCTGACACATCTGCTGGCACATTCGATTGGTTGACACCAGCATAGACCCCTAAAGTACCTATCAGCGTCACCATGCCCACAATCAGGGCGGTAAAGAAGATTTGCCCAATATCCTCCCAATCTCGACCGATAATGGTCAGCACCAACAGACTGAGGGAAAAGAAAGCCGAGCCAATACAGTAAGGACAAATGGCTTTGATTTGGAATGCCAGCAGGTACATTAGGTAGCCGCTGAAGACGGACATGGCGATCGCCCCAATCAACAGCCCCCACCACGTCAAGTTTTCTAGTTGTTTGCGGCTCTGGTTATTTTCTGCTGAGTTAAATGCTAAGGGAGCAAAAGCTAAAATCACCATACTGGTGTAGGCCAAAAATCCAAATAAGGCTAATGGCTGACCTAAAACGGTCGCCCAAGGACTAGAAAGTACATCGTTACAGCCCTTAACACCAGCTTGGGCCGCACAATTAGCACTGCCCCCTGTTAACTTTTCAAAGGTGAGATAACCTGTTGTTAGGGCACCACATCCGGCGATCGCTCCAATCAATGGACGCGACCATTTATGAATCCAAGGAGTAGAAC includes the following:
- a CDS encoding DUF3120 domain-containing protein, producing MLNNTLSSYSASTPALDPESTDIRELESQLSLSPSLGEPISSRQTWLVFAAAVFLVSVPVFVEAPMVRSLPSLSLAMTGFWIWLSFALMSRPRTYIWGDLLLGFSGSWLAGAIYWGWLRWEPLWHLPVESIGLPFALWCLARNWGKVGSWFYLGSLFGTFLTDIYFYLADLMPYWRQIMRVDVAETSQILQNALAQVETPWGEAWALVLALTLLTVGILSLGGKQQHWYAFSGAVLSTILVDSLFLLVAVIC
- the nadB gene encoding L-aspartate oxidase, coding for MSQIDIPSQFDVLVVGAGAAGLYTALCLPESLRVGLITKETVALSASDWAQGGIAAAVSREDSPALHIEDTLQAGAGLCDVEAVKFLAEVAPSCIQNLVNLGVAFDRHGNALALTLEAAHSRNRVLHAADTTGREVTTTLTNQVLRRQNIQVIQQALALSLWIEPQTGICQGISLFYQGEVRWVKAGAVVLATGGGGQVFAQTTNPAVSTGDGVAIAYRAGGILRDLEFVQFHPTALTKTGADRFLISEAVRGEGAHLVDNEGRRFAFDYHPAGELAPRDIVSRAIFSHLQHTALDPATAHVWLDMRPIPADKIRYRFPNIIKVCQHWGIDVFNEPIPVAPAAHYWMGGIVADLMNRTNIPGLYAVGETASTGVHGANRLASNSLLECIVFGAQMANIALEDVGRQSAIPVLPLRKFRADVNELDAQLAQLEALRQKLPRLVWQSAGICREQSGLENAIATIESWQQDFAALPLSQFLLGLSPTEPASFDLPDVERQLRLWAETRNLLDVADLILKSAAFRTESRGGHFRLDYPQPDPDWQAHTLVQTGNWWKSPIFNH
- a CDS encoding undecaprenyl-diphosphate phosphatase; this encodes MATILEAGGIGLLFPVWGQLLQVGLPSEASTGGVNLIEGLIQAFVLGIVQGITEFLPISSTAHLQVFTKALHWDAVAGKPFLATIQFGSVIAVLIYFWSDISKILTGGWQAVRQKDWQREEWQLLVGIAVGTLPALVGGFLLKKALNNEKSLINSMTTIAITSIVMALLLAAAEKLGSRKRNFDSLKIRDGVLIGLGQMIALVPGASRSGSTVTTALFIGLERSTAARFSFLLGIPTLTVATLYEFFKEALGKTDLVVVFVGTLSAFVFSYLSIAWLLRYLQTQNTLIFVWYRLAFGASILSAIALNLLQNN
- a CDS encoding vitamin K epoxide reductase family protein; translation: MIRRRSTPWIHKWSRPLIGAIAGCGALTTGYLTFEKLTGGSANCAAQAGVKGCNDVLSSPWATVLGQPLALFGFLAYTSMVILAFAPLAFNSAENNQSRKQLENLTWWGLLIGAIAMSVFSGYLMYLLAFQIKAICPYCIGSAFFSLSLLVLTIIGRDWEDIGQIFFTALIVGMVTLIGTLGVYAGVNQSNVPADVSAEATVGKTGQIPPFTPKVDPNPEFGWEITTTSGEAEIALARHLVNIGAKEYVAYWCPHCHEQKLIFGKEAYKIIDDNNKVECAADSPKAKPELCQAANIKSYPTWIIKGQTYSGVQNLAELAKASGYTGSQNFKYFRK
- the psbU gene encoding photosystem II complex extrinsic protein PsbU; the encoded protein is MKGLVRLLTVFSLLLGSWGWLGTTQIAQAASFNNFALPQIPVLAIERQNRADAKLGTSFGQKIDLNNTNVRAFQQFPGLYPTLAKKIITNAPYKSVEDVLNLPGLSDRQKQTLQANFDNFTVTEYEPAFNEGDDRFNNGIYR
- a CDS encoding CHASE2 domain-containing protein, which translates into the protein MFGLKQPLGRRHRELITASCIAVCVLLLRSIGLLQSLELAALDQFFRLRPNEPPEERITIVAIDEVSLRQVGSWPIPDGVIAQVLQKLTNHQPRAIGLDIYRDLPVKPGSEDLANAYKSISNLIGIELLANNKNASVLPPPVLNQLDQVGFNNVIYDFDGKIRRSLLYWHVDNQAHESFALKLALLYLRSEGITPRKAASNPEYLQLGKAVFTRFQTNHGAYVGADARGYQILSSFPKLRCQLSSIEPCNYQRISMRDVLADKVPEEWIRDRIILIGSTAPSLQDFVFIPQSSLLMGTAKPIAGIELQAHFISELISSALEGRRLLQVWSDLEEYLWIFAWSYVGAALKWRIQSPTRNFFCLLISSFALTLGAYITFLYGWWIPIIPVLLTFASSAIWMACNIAYMQEELKRSKEFLHQVINTIPDPIFVKNEQYQWIVLNEAYCRLIGYDNNLLIEKSDYDFFSKHEADVFREQDQLVFQTQQPQEYEEEFTDANGKTHLISTKRSLHKDAAGNLFLVGVIRDITQRKQIEEDLKRTAVELFRSNNELKLKEDNLRYIAYHDPLTGLSNRQFFAEQLDESLNWAQNNNLSLGLLFIDLDGFKQVNDTLGHSRGDRLLVTIARRLSNSLRASDLVSRLGGDEFTVIIRAIPNEQAAATVAEKLLSIITEPIVLDGYTTSVSASIGISIYPINSQDSETLIKQADAAMYRAKHSGKNRYEFA